In Passer domesticus isolate bPasDom1 chromosome 9, bPasDom1.hap1, whole genome shotgun sequence, a genomic segment contains:
- the LOC135308364 gene encoding PHD finger protein 7-like → MCCKEDCERWFHLPCAKEGGCVNQYITPYSSYCPEHRPEQEVQATPEPGTDCLICMEPVEDRKTFETMVCPTCKRAWFHRDCIQGQAMRAGALFFQCPLCRDSGEFAVEMFFMGIRVPFRQPTWEDNDAFAYLGERHSMCNARECLYPGGREEAEHEGPWQLLLCSSCAAEGTHRRCSGLRKKTYIWECDSCAGLGTSSRDEPELSGPSLARQSGQESAHGSSESQDIRPSSGTPVPSGLASPSPSPETSSQNSQQQPASQQSLPSSLLDTSSPSRSRPTYSSSPDPEDRLHSRRAGPDRRRNSSGPQASGSSESTCPVQESA, encoded by the exons ATGTGCTGCAAGGAGGACTGCGAGAGATGGTTCCACCTGCCCTGCGCCAAGGAGGGTGGCTGCGTCAATCAGTACATCACTCCATACAG CTCCTACTGCCCCGAGCACCGTCcagagcaggaggtgcaggCGACTCCAGAGCCGGGCACCGATTGCCTCATCTGCATGGAGCCTGTGGAGGATAGAAAGACCTTTGAAACCATGGTGTGCCCAACGTGTAAAAGAGCCTGGTTCCACAGGGACTGCATCCAG ggacaggccatgcgCGCTGGTGCTTTATTCTTCCAGTGCCCCCTCTGCAGAGACAGCGGGGAATTCGCTGTTGAAATGTTCTTCATGGGGATCAGAGTCCCCTTCAG ACAGCCAACATGGGAGGACAACGATGCCTTTGCTTATCTAGGAGAGAGGCACAGCATGTGCAATGCCAGGGAATGCCTTTACcctggaggcagggaggaggcagagcatgaggg gccctggcaattgctcctgtgctcctcctgtgctgctgagggcaccCACAGGCGCTGCTCTGGCCTGAGAAAAAAGACATACATATGGGAGTGTGACAGCTGTGCTGGTCTTGGAACGT CCTCCAGGGATGAGCCAGAGCTCAgtggccccagcctggccagacaGTCAGGACAGGAATCTGCTCATGGCTCCTCAGAATCCCAGGACATCAGGCCCAGCTCCGGCACGCCGGTGCCATCGGGGCTGGCTTCCCCGTCTCCATCTCCAGAGACCAGCAGCCAAAACAGCCAGCAACAGCCAGCATCACAGCAGTCACTGCCATCTTCCTTGCTggacaccagcagccccagcagatcaAGGCCAACATACAGCAGCTCCCCGGACCCTGAGGACAGGCTCCATTCCAGACGTGCTGGGCCTGACCGCAGGCGAAACAGCTCTGGCCCGCAAG CAAGTGGGAGCTCAGAGTCCACGTGTCCGGTCCAGGAGTCggcgtga
- the LOC135308365 gene encoding PHD finger protein 7-like: MCCKEDCERWFHLPCAKEGGCVNQYITPYSSYCPEHRPEQEVQATPEPGTDCLICMEPVEDRKTFETMVCPTCKRAWFHRDCIQGQAMRAGALFFQCPLCRDSGEFAVEMFFMGIRVPFRQPTWEDNDAFAYLGERHSMCNARECLYPGGREEAEHEGPWQLLLCSSCAAEGTHRRCSGLRKKTYIWECDSCAGLGTSSRDEPELSGPSLARQSGQESAHGSSESQDIRPSSGTPVPSGLASPSPSPETSSQNSQQQPASQQSLPSSLLDTSSPSRSRPTYSSSPDPEDRLHSRRAGPDHRRNSSGPQDIPQTQPLPAAGSGPESTCPVQA, from the exons ATGTGCTGCAAGGAGGACTGCGAGAGATGGTTCCACCTGCCCTGCGCCAAGGAGGGTGGCTGCGTCAATCAGTACATCACTCCATACAG CTCCTACTGCCCCGAGCACCGTCcagagcaggaggtgcaggCGACTCCAGAGCCGGGCACCGATTGCCTCATCTGCATGGAGCCTGTGGAGGATAGAAAGACCTTTGAAACCATGGTGTGCCCAACGTGTAAAAGAGCCTGGTTCCACAGGGACTGCATCCAG ggacaggccatgcgCGCTGGTGCTTTATTCTTCCAGTGCCCCCTCTGCAGAGACAGCGGGGAATTCGCTGTTGAAATGTTCTTCATGGGGATCAGAGTCCCCTTCAG ACAGCCAACATGGGAGGACAACGATGCCTTTGCTTATCTAGGAGAGAGGCACAGCATGTGCAATGCCAGGGAATGCCTTTACcctggaggcagggaggaggcagagcatgaggg gccctggcaattgctcctgtgctcctcctgtgctgctgagggcaccCACAGGCGCTGCTCTGGCCTGAGAAAAAAGACATACATATGGGAGTGTGACAGCTGTGCTGGTCTTGGAACGT CCTCCAGGGATGAGCCAGAGCTCAgtggccccagcctggccagacaGTCAGGACAGGAATCTGCTCATGGCTCCTCAGAATCCCAGGACATCAGGCCCAGCTCCGGCACGCCGGTGCCATCGGGGCTGGCTTCCCCGTCTCCATCTCCAGAGACCAGCAGCCAAAACAGCCAGCAACAGCCAGCATCACAGCAGTCACTGCCATCTTCCTTGCTggacaccagcagccccagcagatcaAGGCCAACATACAGCAGCTCCCCGGACCCTGAGGACAGGCTCCATTCCAGACGTGCTGGGCCTGACCACAGGCGAAACAGCTCTGGCCCGCAAG ACATCCCCCAGACACAGCCACTGCCGGCAGCAGGGTCGGGCCCAGAGTCCACGTGTCCGGTCCAggcgtga